The following proteins come from a genomic window of Microbacterium sulfonylureivorans:
- a CDS encoding NAD(P)H-binding protein, whose product MFNSDETQASKVAITGGTGFVGRHVAERIGSGRAVVLSRRTGVDVEDVDALANAMTGCHVVVHCAGINRELGDQTFDRVHVRGTAAVIHAARRAGAQKIVMLSFLRARPSCGSGYHESKWEAEQIVRSSGLDYTVLKAGMIYGRGDHMIDHLSRLAQTIPFAATVGMREQSISPVPIDELVDVVVAAIDGRLSGETVAVTGGETLLLSDAVRRVAAAVDRRVLVLPAPVAFHRVFAQVCEWTMTVPLVAKAQARMLAEGVTTAAGPAGDLPSDLQPRLPFDEIRIRAALPDRGRFGCGDLRTSRKTVSRGTARAAASW is encoded by the coding sequence ATGTTCAACTCTGACGAGACACAGGCATCGAAAGTCGCGATCACCGGAGGGACCGGATTCGTCGGTCGGCATGTCGCCGAGCGCATCGGCAGCGGACGGGCCGTCGTCCTCTCGCGCCGCACGGGCGTCGACGTCGAAGACGTCGATGCGCTGGCGAACGCGATGACGGGCTGCCACGTCGTCGTGCACTGCGCGGGCATCAATCGTGAGCTCGGCGACCAGACGTTCGACCGGGTGCACGTACGAGGCACGGCCGCCGTGATCCACGCTGCCCGCCGGGCGGGCGCGCAGAAGATCGTCATGCTGAGCTTCCTCCGCGCCAGGCCGTCGTGTGGCTCCGGGTATCACGAGTCGAAATGGGAGGCGGAGCAGATCGTCCGCTCCTCCGGGCTCGACTACACCGTGCTCAAGGCGGGGATGATCTACGGTCGTGGCGACCACATGATCGACCACCTGAGTCGGCTCGCCCAGACGATCCCCTTCGCCGCGACAGTCGGCATGCGGGAGCAGTCGATCAGTCCTGTGCCGATCGACGAACTCGTCGACGTTGTCGTCGCGGCGATCGACGGGCGGCTGTCAGGCGAGACCGTCGCCGTGACCGGCGGGGAGACCCTCCTCCTCAGCGACGCGGTGCGGCGAGTGGCGGCGGCCGTCGATCGACGTGTGCTCGTCCTGCCTGCGCCGGTCGCCTTCCATCGGGTCTTCGCCCAGGTCTGCGAGTGGACCATGACGGTGCCGCTCGTCGCCAAAGCGCAGGCGCGGATGCTCGCCGAGGGCGTCACGACCGCCGCGGGTCCGGCCGGCGACCTGCCCTCGGACCTTCAGCCGCGGCTCCCCTTCGACGAGATCCGCATCCGCGCGGCTCTGCCCGACCGAGGCCGTTTCGGCTGCGGTGACCTGCGCACCTCGCGCAAGACCGTCAGTCGAGGAACAGCGCGCGCAGCCGCTTCGTGGTGA
- a CDS encoding ABC transporter permease → MSAATTTDAPTRVGGVRALWAGNPQSVVQRGLIAARSSSWIVVLSGFFEPVFYLASMGIGLGSIIGDVQTSSGVEVSYAAFIAPALLAVSAMNGAIYDSTWNVFFKLNYGKLYEGMLATSLGPLDVALGEILYALLRGLLYATGFMIIMQILGLNLAWTAILAIPAVLLIAFGFASLGMAVTSYMKTFQHMDWINFVLLPMFLFSATLYPISVYPEWIQHIIMAFPLWHGVELVRGLTTGILSPEMWWHVVYFVVMIAIGLVFTTKRLRALFLD, encoded by the coding sequence GTGAGCGCGGCGACGACGACGGATGCCCCGACCCGCGTCGGCGGCGTGCGCGCACTCTGGGCCGGCAACCCGCAGTCGGTGGTGCAGCGCGGCCTCATCGCAGCGCGCTCCTCGAGCTGGATCGTGGTGCTGTCCGGGTTCTTCGAGCCGGTCTTCTACCTCGCGTCGATGGGTATCGGCCTCGGCTCGATCATCGGCGACGTGCAGACCTCGAGCGGGGTCGAGGTGTCTTACGCCGCGTTCATCGCGCCGGCGCTGCTCGCCGTCTCCGCCATGAACGGCGCGATCTACGACTCCACGTGGAACGTCTTCTTCAAGCTCAACTACGGCAAGCTCTACGAGGGCATGCTCGCGACATCGCTGGGCCCGCTCGACGTCGCGCTCGGCGAGATCCTCTACGCGCTGCTTCGAGGTCTGCTCTACGCGACCGGGTTCATGATCATCATGCAGATCCTCGGTCTCAATCTGGCGTGGACCGCGATCCTCGCCATCCCCGCGGTGCTGCTGATCGCGTTCGGCTTCGCGAGCCTCGGCATGGCCGTGACGAGCTACATGAAGACCTTCCAGCACATGGACTGGATCAACTTCGTGCTGCTGCCGATGTTCCTGTTCTCAGCGACGCTGTACCCGATCTCGGTCTACCCGGAGTGGATCCAGCACATCATCATGGCGTTCCCGCTGTGGCACGGCGTCGAGCTCGTGCGCGGCTTGACGACAGGCATCCTGAGCCCCGAGATGTGGTGGCACGTGGTGTATTTCGTCGTCATGATCGCGATCGGCCTCGTGTTCACCACGAAGCGGCTGCGCGCGCTGTTCCTCGACTGA
- a CDS encoding ABC transporter permease — protein sequence MPQPAAGATVDDGLDELRAEAMEWGRKPRGLGSLYVTEHMVRAMRAYGWTIIVGALGQPVLYLLGLAVGLAALIDAPIDVGGEQVPYLVFVAPALLMTSAIAVASEEFTYPVMAGFKWRRYFYGFNASPLSSGQIANGVVAGAGARMGVTVVLYFVFIVLFFAWLQPDATRPGTAWMAIFIGLLAGLSFGIPLMAYAASIEDDKGQFALVQRFIFMPMFLFSGTFYPLATLPLWLQWIGWISPLWHATELGRVVTYGQPTPPIMIVVHVVYLLTLAIGGLVIGRRLFEKRLAK from the coding sequence ATGCCTCAGCCCGCCGCCGGCGCAACCGTCGACGACGGACTCGACGAGCTCCGCGCGGAGGCGATGGAGTGGGGTCGGAAGCCCCGTGGCCTCGGTTCCCTCTACGTCACCGAGCACATGGTGCGGGCGATGCGCGCGTACGGCTGGACGATCATCGTCGGTGCGCTCGGACAGCCGGTGCTCTACCTGCTCGGCCTCGCGGTCGGCCTCGCGGCGCTCATCGACGCGCCGATCGACGTCGGTGGCGAGCAGGTGCCGTACCTCGTGTTCGTCGCGCCCGCGCTGCTCATGACCTCGGCGATCGCGGTCGCGTCGGAAGAGTTCACGTACCCGGTCATGGCAGGTTTCAAGTGGCGCCGCTACTTCTACGGCTTCAACGCGTCGCCGCTGTCGTCGGGTCAGATCGCGAACGGCGTGGTGGCCGGCGCAGGAGCGCGCATGGGCGTGACGGTCGTGCTCTACTTCGTGTTCATCGTGCTGTTCTTCGCGTGGCTCCAGCCCGACGCCACCCGCCCGGGCACCGCGTGGATGGCGATCTTCATCGGATTGCTCGCGGGGCTCTCGTTCGGCATTCCGCTCATGGCATACGCCGCCTCGATCGAAGACGACAAGGGCCAGTTCGCCCTGGTGCAGCGGTTCATCTTCATGCCGATGTTCCTCTTCTCCGGCACGTTCTACCCCCTCGCGACACTCCCGCTCTGGCTGCAGTGGATCGGCTGGATCTCGCCGCTGTGGCACGCCACCGAGCTCGGCAGGGTGGTCACCTACGGCCAGCCGACCCCGCCGATCATGATCGTGGTGCACGTCGTGTACCTGCTCACGCTCGCCATCGGCGGCCTGGTCATCGGCCGGCGCCTGTTCGAGAAGAGGCTCGCCAAGTGA
- a CDS encoding ABC transporter ATP-binding protein, whose product MPAPVIDAKNLVKAYKVKGKPDFLAVDGLSFEVAPGESFGLLGPNGAGKSTTMKMIGAVSTRTAGDLSILGLDPDRYGPEIRSRLGVVPQQDNLDGELNARENLYIYGRYFGLPGKVCAQKADELLAFAALEDKAKSKVDALSGGMKRRLTIARGLINDPRILLLDEPTTGLDPQARHVLWDRLFRLKERGTTLVLTTHYMDEAEQLCDRLIVVDKGRIMAEGTPASLIREHSSREVLEVRFGSDRNEQVAPQLQGIGERVEVLPDRVLVYAGDGEAALEQVIARGLHPVTSLVRRSSLEDVFLRLTGRSLIE is encoded by the coding sequence GTGCCCGCCCCCGTGATCGATGCGAAGAACCTCGTCAAGGCCTACAAGGTCAAAGGCAAGCCCGACTTCCTGGCCGTCGACGGCCTGTCCTTCGAGGTCGCGCCCGGCGAGTCGTTCGGTCTCCTGGGGCCCAACGGCGCCGGCAAGTCCACGACGATGAAGATGATCGGCGCCGTCTCGACCCGCACCGCCGGAGACCTGTCGATCCTCGGGCTCGATCCGGATCGCTACGGGCCCGAGATCCGCTCGCGGCTCGGCGTCGTGCCGCAGCAGGACAACCTCGACGGCGAGCTCAACGCGCGGGAGAACCTCTACATCTACGGCCGGTACTTCGGTCTGCCGGGCAAGGTGTGCGCGCAGAAGGCCGACGAGCTCCTCGCGTTCGCCGCGCTCGAAGACAAGGCGAAGAGCAAGGTCGACGCGCTGTCGGGCGGCATGAAGCGCCGGCTCACGATCGCACGGGGCCTCATCAACGACCCGCGCATCCTCCTCCTCGACGAGCCCACGACCGGCCTCGACCCTCAGGCCCGCCACGTGCTGTGGGACCGCCTGTTCCGGCTCAAGGAGCGCGGCACGACGCTCGTTCTGACGACGCACTACATGGACGAAGCCGAGCAGCTGTGCGACCGGCTGATCGTCGTCGACAAGGGCCGGATCATGGCCGAGGGCACGCCCGCGTCGCTCATCCGTGAGCACTCCAGCCGCGAGGTGCTCGAGGTGCGCTTCGGCTCCGATCGCAACGAGCAGGTCGCGCCGCAGCTGCAGGGCATCGGCGAACGCGTCGAGGTGCTGCCCGACCGCGTGCTGGTCTACGCCGGCGACGGCGAGGCGGCGCTCGAGCAGGTCATCGCACGGGGCCTCCACCCGGTCACGAGCCTGGTGCGGCGCTCGAGCCTCGAGGACGTGTTCCTGCGCCTGACCGGAAGGTCGCTGATCGAATGA
- a CDS encoding AsnC family protein has product MSGDDLSTLIGSAPGREPIAELRRLADVRRELARAEEVQVRRARNLGFSWQAIAGALGVTKQAVHRKYGRR; this is encoded by the coding sequence ATGAGCGGCGACGATCTCAGCACCCTCATCGGCTCGGCCCCCGGGCGTGAGCCGATCGCCGAGCTGCGACGGCTCGCCGACGTCCGGCGCGAGCTCGCCCGCGCCGAAGAGGTGCAGGTGCGACGCGCCCGGAACCTGGGCTTCTCCTGGCAGGCCATCGCCGGGGCCCTCGGCGTGACCAAGCAGGCCGTCCACAGGAAGTACGGTCGAAGGTGA
- a CDS encoding ABC transporter ATP-binding protein, translating into MPSAELDEAPATGAAPDRPPRGRRRTKDDGPRASFGQLLPFLFEHKGTLVVVAVLSVFSAITMLVQPLLVGQVIDRVQNNLDLGMLLWALVGFVVIGSLISGWQHYLLQRTGTAVVYSSRRKLISRILHLPISEFDARRTGDLVSRVGSDTTLLYAVLTQGLADAIGNALLFVGALIAMAIIDPILLAIIVVVIGISVLGVVALSGRIRTASTEQQEKVGELASGVERAVGSIRTVRASGATEREVAEVTERATDAYVVGVRIAKVSALVVPIAGIALQVSLLVVIGFGGYRVAIGAIPIASLVTFIMFLFMLIAPLGSFFGAITSVNQALGALGRIQEVLDLPTESQDDEAIARSIERGADASSSAGTPAIEFRDVRFRYPEAVVAARRKAESEAIAVLENAHVDSSSIVRDEASADLVIDEADGEVLRGVSFSVPRGARVALVGPSGAGKSTTLALIERFYDPTGGAILLDGADVRALDRADLRARLGYVEQDAPTLAGTIGDNLRLASPEATDAECEEVLRAVNLGEVLDRNPLGLAAPVGESGVMLSGGERQRLAIARALLAAPPILLLDESTSSLDGLNEQRMRDAIDAVAAGRTLIVIAHRLSTVVDSDHIVVMDHGQVVGQGTHSELVASTPLYRDLAKHQLLV; encoded by the coding sequence ATGCCCTCCGCCGAACTCGATGAAGCCCCCGCGACCGGCGCCGCGCCGGATCGACCGCCCCGCGGCCGTCGCCGCACGAAGGACGACGGTCCTCGCGCGAGCTTCGGGCAGCTGCTGCCCTTCCTCTTCGAGCACAAGGGCACGCTCGTCGTCGTCGCCGTGCTCAGTGTCTTCAGCGCGATCACCATGCTCGTCCAGCCGCTGCTCGTCGGGCAAGTCATCGACCGCGTGCAGAACAATCTCGACCTCGGGATGCTGCTGTGGGCCCTGGTCGGCTTCGTGGTGATCGGCTCGCTCATCTCGGGATGGCAGCACTACCTCCTGCAGCGCACCGGCACGGCCGTCGTCTACTCGAGCCGCCGCAAGCTCATCTCGCGAATCCTGCACCTGCCGATCAGCGAGTTCGACGCGCGCCGCACCGGCGACCTCGTCTCGCGGGTCGGCAGCGACACCACGCTGCTCTACGCCGTGCTCACGCAGGGTCTCGCCGATGCGATCGGCAACGCGCTCCTCTTCGTGGGCGCGCTCATCGCGATGGCGATCATCGACCCGATCCTCCTCGCGATCATCGTCGTCGTGATCGGCATCTCCGTGCTGGGAGTGGTCGCGCTGAGCGGGCGCATCCGCACCGCGTCGACCGAGCAGCAGGAGAAGGTCGGCGAGCTGGCCTCCGGCGTCGAACGGGCCGTGGGCTCCATCCGCACCGTGCGGGCGTCCGGCGCGACCGAACGCGAGGTCGCCGAGGTGACCGAGCGCGCCACCGACGCCTACGTCGTGGGCGTGCGCATCGCGAAGGTCTCGGCCCTCGTCGTGCCGATCGCCGGCATCGCGCTCCAGGTCTCTCTGCTCGTGGTCATCGGGTTCGGCGGATACCGCGTCGCGATCGGCGCGATCCCGATCGCGAGCCTGGTGACCTTCATCATGTTCCTCTTCATGCTGATCGCCCCCCTGGGCTCGTTCTTCGGCGCGATCACCTCGGTGAACCAGGCGCTCGGCGCGCTCGGCCGCATCCAGGAGGTGCTCGACCTCCCCACCGAGTCCCAGGACGACGAGGCCATCGCGCGCAGCATCGAGCGCGGAGCGGATGCCTCGTCCTCTGCCGGCACTCCCGCGATCGAGTTCCGCGACGTGCGGTTCCGCTACCCCGAGGCCGTCGTCGCCGCCCGCCGCAAGGCGGAGTCGGAGGCCATCGCGGTGCTCGAGAACGCGCACGTCGACTCTTCGTCGATCGTGCGGGACGAGGCATCCGCCGATCTCGTGATCGACGAAGCCGACGGCGAGGTGCTCCGAGGAGTGTCGTTCTCGGTTCCCCGTGGCGCCCGCGTCGCGCTCGTCGGGCCCTCCGGTGCCGGCAAGAGCACCACGCTCGCCCTCATCGAGCGCTTCTACGACCCGACCGGCGGCGCGATCCTCCTCGACGGCGCCGACGTGCGCGCCCTCGACCGCGCGGACCTGCGCGCACGCCTCGGCTACGTCGAGCAGGATGCCCCGACCCTCGCCGGAACGATCGGCGACAACCTGCGCCTGGCCTCGCCCGAGGCGACCGACGCCGAATGCGAGGAGGTGCTGCGCGCCGTCAACCTCGGCGAGGTGCTCGACCGCAATCCGCTCGGCCTCGCCGCACCGGTCGGCGAGAGCGGCGTCATGCTCTCCGGCGGCGAGCGCCAGCGCCTCGCGATCGCCCGGGCTCTGCTGGCCGCTCCCCCGATCCTGCTGCTCGACGAGTCGACGTCGTCGCTCGACGGACTCAACGAGCAGCGCATGCGCGACGCCATCGATGCCGTCGCCGCCGGACGCACGCTCATCGTGATCGCACATCGCCTGTCGACGGTCGTCGACAGCGACCACATCGTCGTGATGGACCACGGCCAGGTCGTCGGCCAGGGCACGCACTCCGAACTGGTCGCCTCGACGCCGCTCTATCGCGACCTCGCGAAGCACCAGCTGCTGGTCTGA